From the Cryptomeria japonica chromosome 2, Sugi_1.0, whole genome shotgun sequence genome, one window contains:
- the LOC131078720 gene encoding putative glutamine amidotransferase GAT1_2.1 isoform X1, with translation MLTKNSQETPLQILPRVLIVSRRCIRKNKFVDFVGEYHLDLIANYGAVPVIVPRISAVQQMLDAFEPFHGVLLCEGEDVDPSLYETENGLSHDELDEIRKLHSSDTAIDRAKDSIELQLARRCLEKNIPYLGICRGSQLLNVACGGTLYQDVEKEVSEKSGFDIKHINYDNYDGYRHPIKVVEDTPLHYWFQDSLQGVNMEIMVNSYHHQGIKRLADRFRPMAYAPDGLIEAFYDPNAYNPEEGKFIMGLQFHPERMRHDGENCTENVFDYSGCPRVYEDFVKAVAAYQKKLAVCSGERKVVKVGGEMEKQSKRIVRSYSITKLIYEDHTSSNPSAEASDLHPGALFFQLNARLSVRALDREEENRLKQMGATVRNSASYMKGMKKQKEIKETALKFMESMSTEELWDLIACYQMMAHIGSQVLEEKLMC, from the exons ATGCTTACCAAGAATTCACAAGAAACCCCTCTGCAAATCCTCCCACGGGTTCTCATCGTCTCCAGAAGATGCATTCGTAAGAACAAATTCGTCGATTTCGTAG GAGAGTATCACTTGGATTTGATAGCCAACTATGGAGCAGTTCCAGTCATTGTCCCAAGAATCTCAGCTGTACAGCAGATGCTAGATGCTTTTGAGCCTTTTCATGGAGTTCTTCTTTGTGAAGGGGAGGACGTGGACCCTTCTCTCTATGAGACTGAGAATGGTTTATCTCATGATGAATTGGATGAAATAAGGAAATTGCACAGCAGTGATACTGCCATTGACAGAGCAAAGGACTCCATTGAATTGCAGCTTGCTCGGCGTTGTCTGGAAAAGAACATACCTTATTTGGGTATATGCAGAGGATCTCAGCTCCTAAATGTAGCTTGTGGGGGAACCCTATATCAG GATGTTGAGAAAGAGGTGTCTGAAAAATCAGGTTTTGATATTAAGCATATAAACTATGATAATTATGATGGGTATAGGCACCCTATCAAAGTGGTAGAAGATACTCCACTTCATTACTGGTTTCAAGATTCATTACAAGGAGTGAATATGGAGATTATGGTTAATAGCTATCATCATCAG GGTATAAAGAGATTGGCAGATAGATTCAGGCCAATGGCATATGCCCCAGATGGTTTAATTGAAGCATTTTATGACCCAAATGcatacaacccagaggaaggaaAATTCATAATGGGTCTGCAATTCCACCCTGAAAGAATGCGCCATGATGGCGAAAATTGCACAGAGAATGTTTTTGACTATTCAGGATGCCCAAGGGTTTATGAG GACTTTGTAAAAGCTGTGGCTGCATATCAGAAAAAGCTGGCGGTTTGCAGTGGAGAACGTAAAGTTGTGAAAGTGGGTGGCGAAATGGAAAAACAGAGCAAGAGAATAGTTAGGAGTTATTCCATAACCAAGCTGATATATGAAGATCATACCAGTTCCAATCCCTCTGCCGAAGCCTCAGATTTGCATCCTGGAGCATTATTTTTTCAG TTGAATGCAAGACTGAGTGTGAGAGCTCTGGACAGAGAAGAGGAGAATAGACTGAAGCAAATGGGAGCCACTGTGAGGAACTCTGCAAGTTATATGAAAGGGATGAAGAAACAGAAGGAGATTAAAGAAACAGCCCTAAAATTCATGGAATCCATGTCTACTGAAGAGCTGTGGGATTTGATTGCATGTTATCAGATGATGGCTCACATTGGATCACAGGTGTTGGAGGAAAAGCTTATGTGCTGA
- the LOC131078720 gene encoding putative glutamine amidotransferase GAT1_2.1 isoform X2, whose product MLDAFEPFHGVLLCEGEDVDPSLYETENGLSHDELDEIRKLHSSDTAIDRAKDSIELQLARRCLEKNIPYLGICRGSQLLNVACGGTLYQDVEKEVSEKSGFDIKHINYDNYDGYRHPIKVVEDTPLHYWFQDSLQGVNMEIMVNSYHHQGIKRLADRFRPMAYAPDGLIEAFYDPNAYNPEEGKFIMGLQFHPERMRHDGENCTENVFDYSGCPRVYEDFVKAVAAYQKKLAVCSGERKVVKVGGEMEKQSKRIVRSYSITKLIYEDHTSSNPSAEASDLHPGALFFQLNARLSVRALDREEENRLKQMGATVRNSASYMKGMKKQKEIKETALKFMESMSTEELWDLIACYQMMAHIGSQVLEEKLMC is encoded by the exons ATGCTAGATGCTTTTGAGCCTTTTCATGGAGTTCTTCTTTGTGAAGGGGAGGACGTGGACCCTTCTCTCTATGAGACTGAGAATGGTTTATCTCATGATGAATTGGATGAAATAAGGAAATTGCACAGCAGTGATACTGCCATTGACAGAGCAAAGGACTCCATTGAATTGCAGCTTGCTCGGCGTTGTCTGGAAAAGAACATACCTTATTTGGGTATATGCAGAGGATCTCAGCTCCTAAATGTAGCTTGTGGGGGAACCCTATATCAG GATGTTGAGAAAGAGGTGTCTGAAAAATCAGGTTTTGATATTAAGCATATAAACTATGATAATTATGATGGGTATAGGCACCCTATCAAAGTGGTAGAAGATACTCCACTTCATTACTGGTTTCAAGATTCATTACAAGGAGTGAATATGGAGATTATGGTTAATAGCTATCATCATCAG GGTATAAAGAGATTGGCAGATAGATTCAGGCCAATGGCATATGCCCCAGATGGTTTAATTGAAGCATTTTATGACCCAAATGcatacaacccagaggaaggaaAATTCATAATGGGTCTGCAATTCCACCCTGAAAGAATGCGCCATGATGGCGAAAATTGCACAGAGAATGTTTTTGACTATTCAGGATGCCCAAGGGTTTATGAG GACTTTGTAAAAGCTGTGGCTGCATATCAGAAAAAGCTGGCGGTTTGCAGTGGAGAACGTAAAGTTGTGAAAGTGGGTGGCGAAATGGAAAAACAGAGCAAGAGAATAGTTAGGAGTTATTCCATAACCAAGCTGATATATGAAGATCATACCAGTTCCAATCCCTCTGCCGAAGCCTCAGATTTGCATCCTGGAGCATTATTTTTTCAG TTGAATGCAAGACTGAGTGTGAGAGCTCTGGACAGAGAAGAGGAGAATAGACTGAAGCAAATGGGAGCCACTGTGAGGAACTCTGCAAGTTATATGAAAGGGATGAAGAAACAGAAGGAGATTAAAGAAACAGCCCTAAAATTCATGGAATCCATGTCTACTGAAGAGCTGTGGGATTTGATTGCATGTTATCAGATGATGGCTCACATTGGATCACAGGTGTTGGAGGAAAAGCTTATGTGCTGA